The Deinococcus sonorensis KR-87 genome includes a window with the following:
- a CDS encoding FAD-binding oxidoreductase has translation MLEISADDQVCTASAETPLLDIWAALPIGLYPPFPPVELPGGLGGLVTRGGFAQTFFFGAEVLGLSFRAPSGRLIRAGGRVVKNVQGYDLTRPFVGSFGLLGEAQQVTVRLRPGLGYAHHARPGTLDQPPEALPRFLWQDGSMLHAVHFGHVREVERVMAAFGGEPVDGSLDYRAAFPAGMGVGEHGPLWDLRYRWADGREAPEVPALFRKVAAAL, from the coding sequence ATGCTTGAGATCTCCGCCGACGATCAGGTCTGCACCGCCAGCGCCGAGACGCCCCTGCTGGACATCTGGGCGGCGCTGCCGATCGGGCTGTATCCGCCGTTTCCGCCGGTGGAGCTGCCGGGCGGCCTGGGCGGTCTGGTCACGCGGGGCGGGTTTGCCCAGACGTTCTTCTTTGGGGCCGAAGTGTTGGGTCTGAGTTTCCGTGCTCCCAGCGGCCGGCTGATCCGGGCCGGGGGACGGGTGGTCAAGAACGTGCAGGGCTACGACCTGACGCGGCCGTTCGTGGGCAGCTTCGGGCTGCTGGGTGAGGCGCAGCAGGTCACGGTGCGGCTGCGTCCGGGGCTGGGGTACGCCCACCACGCCCGCCCCGGCACCCTGGACCAGCCCCCGGAGGCGCTTCCCCGCTTCCTGTGGCAGGACGGGTCCATGCTGCACGCGGTGCACTTCGGCCATGTCCGTGAGGTGGAGCGGGTGATGGCCGCCTTCGGGGGAGAGCCCGTGGACGGTTCGCTGGACTACCGCGCCGCGTTCCCTGCCGGCATGGGCGTGGGCGAGCACGGTCCGCTGTGGGACCTGCGCTACCGCTGGGCCGATGGCCGGGAGGCGCCGGAGGTGCCGGCCCTGTTCCGGAAGGTCGCTGCCGCCCTGTAA
- a CDS encoding DUF4385 domain-containing protein, with protein sequence MAKFDYSLDYARLDLRAHPELYRVGVGEQGVLLVQPYKSELLPHWRFRTPELARESSETLYRMFLAYLEAGDLVGADMARKFIQMGYTRSRRYANHRGGKKYDGPVPEEQKGRSGAHGRDELPRSPEDPEKAEAARIFKAKWDEARANPEYRRLQAEHKAKYG encoded by the coding sequence ATGGCCAAGTTTGATTACAGCCTCGACTACGCCCGGCTCGACCTGCGGGCCCATCCGGAACTGTACCGGGTGGGCGTGGGTGAGCAGGGCGTGTTGCTGGTGCAGCCATACAAGAGTGAGCTGCTGCCGCACTGGCGCTTCCGCACCCCGGAACTCGCCCGCGAGAGCAGCGAGACGCTGTACCGGATGTTTCTCGCGTATCTGGAGGCGGGCGACTTGGTGGGCGCGGACATGGCCCGCAAGTTCATTCAGATGGGCTACACCCGGTCCCGCCGCTACGCCAACCACCGGGGCGGCAAAAAGTACGACGGTCCCGTCCCGGAGGAACAGAAGGGCCGCAGCGGCGCCCACGGTCGTGACGAGTTGCCGCGCAGCCCGGAGGACCCGGAGAAGGCCGAGGCTGCCCGCATTTTCAAGGCCAAGTGGGACGAGGCCCGCGCCAATCCGGAGTACCGGCGGCTGCAGGCCGAGCACAAGGCAAAATACGGCTGA
- a CDS encoding Dps family protein, which yields MTKKSGGKKAGANPVGKTDAAHQEGVNNQEAKFAQLIDHSYLDEQGFDVVAESLQRNLTTTICLYLKLKKFHWDIRGRHFRDLHLAYDDFIAKIFPSIDEQAERLVMLGGSPVSAPADLERYSTVRVPTETIHDAREQLTALVDDFTRVARGYRDDSKAVDDAGDPATSDMYNAILHIMDEVRWMLQAMLDDARMD from the coding sequence ATGACCAAGAAGAGTGGTGGCAAGAAGGCCGGCGCCAACCCGGTGGGCAAGACCGACGCGGCGCACCAGGAAGGCGTGAACAACCAGGAGGCGAAGTTCGCGCAGCTGATCGACCACAGCTACCTGGACGAGCAGGGCTTTGACGTGGTGGCCGAGAGCCTCCAGCGCAACCTGACCACCACCATCTGCCTGTACCTGAAGCTCAAGAAGTTCCACTGGGACATCCGGGGCCGTCACTTCCGCGACCTGCACCTGGCCTACGACGACTTCATCGCCAAGATCTTCCCCAGCATCGACGAGCAGGCTGAGCGGCTGGTGATGCTGGGCGGCAGCCCGGTGTCGGCCCCGGCCGATCTGGAGCGCTACAGCACCGTGCGGGTGCCCACCGAGACCATCCACGACGCCCGCGAGCAGCTGACGGCCCTGGTGGACGACTTCACCCGCGTGGCCCGCGGCTACCGCGACGACAGCAAGGCCGTGGACGACGCCGGCGACCCGGCCACCAGCGACATGTACAACGCCATCCTGCACATCATGGACGAGGTGCGCTGGATGCTGCAGGCGATGCTGGACGACGCCCGGATGGACTGA
- a CDS encoding MBL fold metallo-hydrolase: MPLLPLTEDSFLFPGAVNSLVLSNGSGGALLVDTGLDESHARKLLREVQAAGLTPSAVLNTHSHADHHGSNAFILKRFPELTIWAPPLEAAIIRYPMLEPLYLYGALPPRELQSKFLLAPSSPAQALEPGTHTLGGVEVELLPVPGHAVEMYAVRRAELLYAADALFGPEPLQKHPLTFCADSALQKDSARRLGTLEGISITVPGHGDPTGQLDPLVALNLQSLERTTAAVLDACSEPGTADELLARVCEQLQVSMNNAGAVVLNRSVVSAHLTELLALGRVQLQVQDNRMLFGRTGA; encoded by the coding sequence ATGCCTCTGCTTCCCCTCACCGAAGACAGCTTTCTGTTTCCCGGCGCCGTCAACTCGCTGGTGCTCAGCAACGGCTCCGGCGGCGCCCTGCTGGTGGACACCGGGCTGGACGAGTCGCACGCCCGCAAGCTGCTGCGGGAGGTTCAGGCGGCGGGCCTGACGCCCAGCGCCGTGCTGAACACCCACAGCCACGCCGACCACCACGGCAGCAATGCGTTCATCCTGAAGCGCTTTCCGGAGCTGACCATCTGGGCGCCTCCACTGGAGGCGGCCATCATCCGGTATCCGATGCTGGAACCGCTGTATCTGTATGGCGCGCTGCCCCCCCGGGAACTGCAGAGCAAGTTTCTGCTGGCGCCCTCCAGCCCGGCGCAGGCGCTGGAACCGGGCACGCACACGCTGGGCGGCGTGGAGGTGGAACTGCTGCCGGTGCCGGGCCACGCGGTCGAGATGTACGCGGTGCGGCGAGCTGAGCTGCTCTACGCCGCCGACGCGCTGTTCGGGCCGGAGCCGCTGCAGAAGCATCCGCTGACCTTCTGTGCCGACAGCGCCCTGCAGAAAGACAGCGCGCGGCGGCTGGGCACGCTGGAGGGCATCTCCATCACGGTTCCGGGCCACGGCGACCCCACCGGGCAGCTGGACCCGCTGGTGGCCCTCAACCTGCAGAGCCTGGAACGCACCACCGCAGCGGTGTTAGACGCCTGCAGCGAGCCCGGCACCGCAGATGAGCTGCTGGCGCGTGTCTGTGAGCAGCTGCAGGTGAGCATGAACAACGCGGGCGCGGTGGTACTCAACCGCAGCGTGGTGAGCGCTCACCTGACGGAGCTGCTGGCTTTGGGCCGCGTACAGCTGCAGGTGCAGGACAACCGGATGCTGTTTGGCCGCACGGGTGCGTAA
- a CDS encoding alpha/beta fold hydrolase has product MTLHVERHGPPDAPTVLLLHGGGTAGWSWQDQLPALRRAGYRVLVPDLPGHGQSPGPFHMEDAAAQVARLLREEGGSARVVGFSLGAQLGLQLLADHPELFVSALLTGTLAAPMPGGGVMLSGPLRTLLAWYWPQRTARLPLWLNRLTLELPARLGPQLAEDARRMSLDGHLQMTRANLTFRPPGQLAHLQVPVLVLAGARELPIIRRSARQLERLLPHGQARLVPGMLHTWPLSHPQRFNRILLTWLQRGRVASGLRPVN; this is encoded by the coding sequence ATGACGCTGCATGTGGAGCGCCACGGTCCCCCGGACGCGCCCACGGTGCTGCTGCTGCACGGGGGCGGCACGGCCGGCTGGAGCTGGCAGGATCAGCTGCCGGCCCTGCGGCGGGCCGGCTACCGGGTGCTGGTGCCGGACCTGCCGGGACACGGCCAGAGCCCCGGCCCCTTTCACATGGAGGACGCCGCCGCTCAGGTGGCGCGGCTGCTCCGGGAGGAGGGAGGGTCGGCCCGGGTGGTGGGCTTCTCGCTGGGCGCCCAGCTGGGGCTGCAGCTGCTGGCTGACCATCCGGAGCTGTTCGTTTCGGCGCTGCTGACCGGCACGCTGGCCGCGCCGATGCCGGGCGGGGGGGTGATGCTCTCCGGGCCGCTGCGAACCCTGCTGGCGTGGTACTGGCCGCAGCGCACCGCCCGGCTGCCGCTGTGGCTGAACCGCCTGACCCTGGAGCTGCCGGCCCGGCTGGGGCCTCAACTGGCCGAGGACGCCCGGCGGATGTCCCTGGACGGCCACCTGCAGATGACCCGTGCCAACCTGACGTTCCGGCCACCCGGGCAGCTGGCCCATCTGCAGGTGCCGGTGCTGGTGCTGGCCGGCGCCCGCGAGCTGCCGATCATCCGCCGCAGCGCCCGGCAGCTGGAACGCCTGCTGCCCCACGGTCAGGCGCGGCTGGTGCCGGGCATGCTGCACACCTGGCCCCTGTCGCACCCGCAGCGCTTCAACCGCATTCTGCTGACGTGGCTGCAGCGCGGCCGGGTGGCCAGCGGGCTCAGGCCGGTGAACTGA
- a CDS encoding ATP-binding cassette domain-containing protein yields the protein MSAPVTPLVQMRGIHKAFGGVHSLQDVSVDLYPGEVVGLLGHNGAGKSTLIKVLSGAYTPDSGQILLDGQEVRVTSPRVAQAHGIETIYQNLALADNLDVPANIFLGRELRRGAALDEDSMESAARQVLDRLRVNIPDLKKPVFNFSGGQRQSIAISRAIHFRARVLIMDEPTAALGPQETEQVNALIQTLKQEGVGIFLISHDLHDVFDLADRLTVMKTGRVVGTVRTRDVTQDEVLEMIIAGKLPRVLTSA from the coding sequence GTGAGCGCCCCCGTCACGCCGCTGGTGCAGATGCGCGGCATTCACAAGGCCTTCGGTGGCGTTCACTCGTTGCAGGACGTGAGCGTGGACCTGTACCCCGGCGAGGTGGTGGGGCTGCTGGGCCACAACGGCGCCGGCAAGAGCACCCTGATCAAGGTGCTGTCCGGGGCCTACACGCCCGACAGCGGCCAGATCCTGCTGGACGGCCAGGAGGTGCGGGTCACCAGCCCCCGGGTGGCGCAGGCGCACGGCATCGAGACCATTTATCAGAACCTTGCGCTGGCCGACAACCTGGACGTGCCGGCCAACATCTTCCTGGGCCGCGAGCTGCGGCGCGGCGCGGCGCTCGACGAGGACAGCATGGAGTCGGCGGCCCGGCAGGTGCTGGACCGGCTGCGCGTCAACATCCCGGACCTCAAGAAGCCGGTGTTCAACTTCTCGGGCGGGCAGCGGCAGAGCATTGCCATCAGCCGGGCCATTCACTTCCGGGCGCGGGTGCTGATCATGGACGAGCCCACTGCCGCGCTCGGTCCCCAGGAAACCGAGCAGGTCAACGCCCTGATCCAGACGCTCAAGCAGGAGGGGGTGGGCATCTTCCTGATCAGCCACGACCTGCACGACGTCTTCGATCTGGCCGACCGGCTGACCGTCATGAAGACCGGGCGGGTGGTGGGCACCGTGCGCACGCGCGACGTGACCCAGGACGAGGTGCTGGAGATGATCATCGCCGGAAAGCTGCCGCGGGTACTCACAAGCGCCTGA
- a CDS encoding sugar ABC transporter permease — MTRTTRIQTARGGLSLANLQLDGRLVFMMLAIAGIGVVFHLLTDGAFLSARNLWNLSVQTASVGVMVSAMVLVIVMRHVDLSIGSVLGFTGMLMAVLSARVLPPDAWWSTPLTLLLGLAVGALIGAFQGAWVAYLGVPAFIVTLGGLLIYRGGAWLLTAGQTVAPLSDSFQVLGGGLSGAIGGPLTWLLGALALVAVLVNDARTYLTRQRRGLPTRSLPLQLLVTGLVVLLIVGFVEVMNGYPDPRSGLPRGMPVPVLIMIVVTLVMMWVVRATRFGRYVFAYGGNPEAARLAGINTARLTTLVFALMGVFAALAGAIQTARLNAGTNSTGTLAELSVIAAAVIGGTSLSGGTGSIPGAFLGALLMSSLVNGMLLLDLPSAWQNVVQGGVLMVAVLLDVIAARGRAR, encoded by the coding sequence ATGACCCGAACCACACGCATTCAAACGGCCCGCGGCGGTCTGTCGCTGGCCAACCTGCAACTGGACGGGCGACTGGTGTTCATGATGCTGGCCATCGCCGGCATCGGGGTGGTGTTTCACCTGCTCACCGACGGCGCCTTCCTGTCGGCCCGCAACCTCTGGAACCTGTCGGTGCAGACCGCCAGCGTGGGCGTCATGGTGAGCGCGATGGTGCTGGTGATCGTGATGCGCCACGTGGACCTGTCGATCGGCTCGGTGCTGGGCTTCACCGGCATGCTGATGGCGGTGCTGAGCGCCCGGGTGCTGCCGCCGGACGCCTGGTGGTCCACCCCGCTCACCCTGCTGCTCGGGCTGGCCGTGGGCGCGCTGATCGGGGCCTTCCAGGGTGCCTGGGTGGCCTACCTGGGAGTGCCGGCCTTCATCGTGACTCTGGGCGGCCTGCTGATTTACCGGGGCGGCGCCTGGCTGCTCACCGCCGGTCAGACGGTGGCGCCGCTCAGCGACAGCTTTCAGGTGCTGGGCGGCGGTCTGAGCGGCGCCATCGGCGGCCCCCTCACCTGGCTGCTGGGCGCGCTGGCCCTGGTGGCGGTGCTGGTCAACGACGCGCGGACCTACCTTACCCGGCAGCGGCGCGGCCTGCCCACCCGCAGCCTGCCGCTGCAGCTGCTCGTGACCGGCCTGGTCGTGCTGCTGATCGTGGGCTTCGTGGAGGTGATGAACGGCTACCCGGATCCGCGCAGCGGCCTGCCGCGCGGTATGCCGGTGCCGGTGCTGATCATGATCGTGGTGACGCTGGTGATGATGTGGGTGGTGCGCGCCACCCGCTTCGGGCGCTACGTGTTCGCCTACGGCGGCAACCCCGAGGCGGCGCGGCTGGCCGGCATCAACACGGCGCGGCTCACCACTCTGGTGTTCGCGCTGATGGGCGTGTTCGCGGCGCTGGCGGGCGCCATTCAGACGGCCCGCCTGAACGCCGGCACCAACAGCACCGGCACCCTGGCGGAGCTGAGCGTGATTGCGGCGGCCGTGATCGGCGGCACCAGCCTGTCCGGCGGCACCGGCAGCATCCCCGGGGCCTTCCTGGGCGCCCTGCTGATGTCGAGCCTGGTCAACGGCATGCTGCTGCTGGACCTGCCGAGTGCGTGGCAGAACGTGGTGCAGGGCGGGGTGCTGATGGTGGCAGTGCTGCTGGACGTGATCGCGGCCCGTGGGAGGGCCCGGTGA
- the xylF gene encoding D-xylose ABC transporter substrate-binding protein, translating into MKNLLWRGLLFTGLALGAGSAAAKDIVVGVSWSNFQEERWKTDEAAIKTKLASLGAKYISADAQSNNEKQLSDIEGLITKGANVLIVLAQDSEAVLPAISRAKAEGIPVISYDRLIEDPWAFYISFDNREVGRLQAQMVLNTKKSGNFAFIKGNSADPNADLLFAGQMDVLGAAIKAGTIKKVGEQYTDGWKPEVAQRNMEQILTAQNNKVDAVVASNDGTAGGAIAALAGVGLAGKVPVSGQDADKAALNRIARGLQTGTVWKDSRTLGTKAAEIAVQLGNGTAVNKVTGAKPFNGGPRKVNVSGLLLKPIVITKTNLNVILDAKWATKAEVCAGATGAAAPAACK; encoded by the coding sequence ATGAAGAATTTGCTCTGGCGTGGTCTGCTTTTTACCGGTCTGGCTCTGGGTGCTGGCTCTGCTGCGGCGAAGGACATCGTGGTGGGCGTGAGCTGGTCAAACTTCCAGGAAGAGCGCTGGAAGACCGACGAGGCGGCCATCAAGACCAAGCTGGCCAGCCTGGGCGCCAAGTACATCAGCGCCGATGCTCAAAGCAACAACGAAAAGCAGCTCTCCGACATCGAGGGGCTCATCACCAAGGGGGCCAACGTGCTGATCGTGCTGGCCCAGGACAGTGAAGCGGTGCTGCCGGCCATCAGCCGCGCCAAGGCCGAGGGCATCCCGGTGATCTCGTACGACCGCCTGATCGAGGACCCGTGGGCCTTCTACATCTCCTTCGACAACCGGGAAGTGGGCCGCCTGCAGGCCCAGATGGTGCTGAACACCAAGAAGAGCGGCAACTTCGCGTTCATCAAGGGCAACAGCGCCGACCCGAACGCCGACCTGCTGTTCGCCGGACAGATGGACGTGCTGGGCGCGGCCATCAAGGCCGGCACCATCAAGAAGGTGGGCGAACAGTACACGGACGGCTGGAAGCCGGAAGTGGCGCAGCGCAACATGGAGCAGATCCTGACCGCCCAGAACAACAAGGTGGACGCCGTGGTGGCCAGCAACGACGGCACGGCGGGCGGCGCCATCGCCGCGCTGGCCGGCGTCGGACTGGCCGGCAAGGTGCCGGTGAGCGGCCAGGACGCCGACAAGGCCGCCCTGAACCGCATTGCCCGGGGCCTGCAGACCGGCACCGTCTGGAAGGACTCGCGCACGCTCGGCACCAAGGCCGCCGAGATCGCGGTGCAGCTGGGCAACGGCACCGCCGTGAACAAGGTCACCGGAGCCAAGCCGTTCAATGGCGGGCCGCGCAAGGTCAACGTGAGCGGCCTGCTGCTCAAGCCGATCGTGATCACCAAGACCAACCTGAACGTCATTCTGGACGCCAAGTGGGCCACCAAGGCCGAGGTGTGCGCCGGCGCCACCGGCGCTGCCGCGCCCGCCGCCTGCAAGTAA
- a CDS encoding MFS transporter, whose protein sequence is MTAAPFRPSAAQLALMFNNFLMWGGFFMIIPLVTVHFVSQLGWAAASVGLVLGVRQLTQQGLTVFGGAYADRIGPRPLIAAGLFTRSLGFACMGLSTTFWTLLASAVLAGVGGSLFDAPKNAAVTALTSPQDRSRVYSLMGVAGNLGMVTGPLVGAWLSRYEFRTVALLAACAYLIALAVLLAVVPRVPGSLGAESGFAGLWQAVRDTPFRRFTVAMSGYFLLSTQINVAVTLKAVSLYGPQATGPLYGIQAGLAVLLQYPLLRAAERFLSQRQVLVLGVMLASLALGLMSLTTTFVQLLACTVLFSLGTMLVFPTQQSLTALMSPAGRYGSYFGFGALSLGIGGGVGSVVGGALVDVGQQLQRPALPWLTLMLIGLGTALALRWVLWSGPVVAEQSNAQD, encoded by the coding sequence GTGACTGCTGCCCCCTTTCGTCCCAGTGCCGCCCAGCTGGCCCTGATGTTCAACAATTTCCTGATGTGGGGCGGGTTTTTCATGATCATCCCGCTGGTGACGGTCCATTTTGTGTCGCAGCTGGGCTGGGCCGCTGCCAGCGTGGGGCTGGTGCTGGGGGTGCGCCAGCTGACCCAGCAGGGCCTGACGGTGTTCGGCGGCGCGTATGCCGACCGGATCGGGCCGCGCCCGCTGATCGCGGCCGGCCTGTTCACCCGGTCGCTGGGCTTCGCGTGTATGGGCCTGTCCACCACCTTCTGGACGCTGCTGGCCTCGGCGGTGCTGGCCGGGGTGGGCGGCAGCCTGTTCGACGCGCCCAAAAACGCCGCCGTCACCGCCCTGACCTCGCCCCAGGACCGCAGCCGGGTCTACTCGCTGATGGGGGTGGCCGGGAACCTCGGCATGGTGACCGGGCCGCTGGTCGGCGCGTGGCTGTCGCGTTACGAATTCCGCACGGTGGCGCTGCTGGCCGCCTGCGCATACCTGATCGCACTGGCGGTGCTGCTGGCGGTGGTGCCGCGCGTGCCGGGCAGCCTGGGGGCGGAATCGGGTTTCGCCGGCCTGTGGCAGGCGGTCCGGGACACCCCCTTCCGGCGCTTCACCGTGGCGATGAGCGGCTACTTCCTGCTCAGCACCCAGATCAACGTGGCTGTGACGCTCAAGGCGGTGTCGCTGTACGGCCCGCAGGCCACCGGCCCGCTCTACGGTATTCAGGCGGGGCTGGCGGTGCTGCTGCAGTACCCGCTGCTGCGCGCGGCGGAGCGCTTCCTGTCGCAGCGGCAGGTGCTGGTGCTGGGCGTCATGCTGGCGTCGCTGGCGCTGGGCCTGATGAGCCTCACCACCACCTTCGTGCAGCTGCTGGCATGCACCGTGCTGTTCTCGCTGGGCACCATGCTGGTGTTCCCCACCCAGCAGAGCCTCACCGCCCTGATGAGCCCGGCCGGGCGCTACGGCAGCTACTTCGGCTTCGGGGCGCTCAGCCTGGGGATTGGAGGCGGGGTGGGCAGCGTGGTGGGCGGCGCCCTGGTGGACGTGGGTCAACAGCTGCAGCGCCCGGCCCTGCCGTGGCTGACCCTGATGCTGATAGGCCTGGGCACCGCGCTGGCCCTGCGCTGGGTGCTGTGGAGCGGCCCGGTAGTGGCTGAGCAGTCGAACGCCCAGGACTGA
- the alaS gene encoding alanine--tRNA ligase, with the protein MTASAPLTTAQIREKYLQFFESKGHLRLPAHSLIAPDPTTLFTVAGMQPFKPQFMGAPARFEGHAGEHKRVTTAQKCLRVGDIENVGRTLRHCSLLEMLGNFSFGDYFKREALTWAWEFLTSPEWMGMDRDRLYATIYEDDQEAFEIWTQEIGLPEDHILRFGADENFWPADAPASGPNGPCGPCSEIFYDRGPAYGDDTWQDYAQTRESARFLEIWNNVFPQFDRQEPQPDGTPTLVDLPFKNIDTGMGLERIASVVQDVFDFYSNDVFSPLIARVAELSGHPYEGVRSVSHRVVAEHIRSVSMVIADGVTLSNTGRGYTVRKILRRASRHAYLLGLREPVLHSLVPLVVEKMGGAYPELVQNQSRIEAAVRTEEERFLKTLESGTQRLDALLGTLEKGGTLSGEDAFTLYDTYGFPIDLTKEIAEEYGVTVDEAGYAESLERAQELARAGSKYGKSELFGGAEHALDGLNPTEFVGYDALDTQGQVLTLLAGGESVEQLQSGDEGQVVLDRTPFYAEGGGEVGDIGLLDWAGGEAVVRDTRKTPKGVFLHTVEVLRGTLKSGDTVRALVDPARQATERHHTATHLLQAALRAVLGDTVRQAGSLVAPDRLRFDYTHAAALTPDELSRIELLVNRWITADSPVNWQTMPIAEARAQGATALFGEKYGDVVRVVTVEQGVPYGATTVTSKELCGGAHVTRTGEIGSFVIVSDENVAAGVRRLEALAGEAAVTWVRTQLQGVQRAAALLNTSPDALGSRIESLQASQRAAEKELAGLRRQLTQAQLGGGQASAATRDLGGYRVAALRLSGIEGNELRGAADTLLEQSKADLVVIASDRGLVVKASKDAVARGVHAGQLVGKLAAAAGGKGGGRPDMAQAGIQDPDAALSALDTAF; encoded by the coding sequence ATGACGGCTTCCGCACCCCTGACCACCGCCCAGATCCGGGAAAAGTACCTGCAGTTCTTCGAGAGCAAGGGCCACCTGCGTCTGCCGGCCCACAGCCTGATCGCGCCGGACCCCACCACCCTCTTTACTGTGGCGGGCATGCAGCCGTTCAAGCCGCAGTTCATGGGCGCCCCGGCCCGCTTCGAGGGTCATGCGGGCGAGCACAAGCGCGTCACCACCGCCCAGAAGTGTCTCCGGGTGGGCGACATCGAGAACGTGGGCCGCACCTTGCGGCACTGCTCGCTGCTGGAGATGCTCGGCAACTTCAGCTTTGGTGACTACTTCAAGCGCGAGGCGCTGACGTGGGCCTGGGAGTTCCTGACCAGCCCCGAGTGGATGGGCATGGACAGAGATCGTCTGTACGCCACCATCTATGAGGACGATCAGGAAGCTTTTGAGATCTGGACCCAGGAGATCGGCCTGCCGGAGGACCACATCCTGCGCTTCGGGGCCGACGAGAACTTCTGGCCGGCCGACGCGCCCGCTTCGGGCCCCAACGGGCCGTGCGGTCCCTGCTCCGAGATCTTCTACGACCGTGGCCCCGCCTACGGCGACGACACCTGGCAGGACTATGCCCAGACGCGCGAGAGCGCCCGCTTCCTGGAGATCTGGAACAACGTCTTCCCGCAGTTCGACCGGCAGGAGCCGCAGCCGGACGGCACGCCCACGCTGGTGGACCTGCCGTTCAAGAACATCGACACCGGCATGGGCCTGGAGCGCATCGCCTCGGTGGTGCAGGATGTCTTCGACTTTTACAGCAACGACGTCTTCTCTCCCCTCATCGCGCGGGTGGCCGAGCTGAGCGGCCACCCCTACGAGGGCGTGCGGAGCGTCTCGCACCGGGTGGTGGCCGAGCACATCCGCTCGGTGAGCATGGTGATCGCCGACGGGGTGACGCTCTCCAACACCGGACGCGGCTACACGGTCCGCAAGATCCTGCGCCGCGCCAGCCGCCACGCCTACCTGCTGGGCCTGCGTGAGCCGGTGCTGCACAGCCTGGTGCCGCTGGTGGTGGAGAAGATGGGCGGCGCTTACCCCGAACTGGTGCAGAACCAAAGCCGCATTGAGGCGGCCGTCCGCACCGAGGAGGAGCGCTTCCTCAAGACGCTGGAGAGCGGCACCCAGCGGCTGGACGCGCTGCTCGGCACCCTGGAGAAAGGCGGCACGCTCAGCGGCGAGGACGCCTTCACGCTCTACGACACCTACGGCTTCCCGATTGACCTGACCAAGGAGATTGCGGAGGAGTACGGCGTCACGGTGGACGAGGCCGGGTACGCCGAGAGCCTGGAACGCGCCCAGGAACTGGCGCGTGCCGGCAGCAAGTACGGCAAGAGCGAGCTGTTCGGCGGGGCCGAGCACGCGCTGGACGGCCTGAACCCCACCGAGTTCGTGGGCTACGACGCGCTGGACACCCAGGGACAGGTGCTGACCCTGCTGGCCGGCGGTGAGAGCGTGGAGCAGCTTCAGAGCGGCGACGAGGGCCAGGTGGTGCTGGACCGGACCCCCTTCTATGCCGAGGGCGGCGGCGAGGTGGGCGACATCGGGCTGCTGGACTGGGCGGGCGGCGAGGCGGTGGTGCGCGACACCCGCAAGACGCCCAAGGGCGTGTTCCTGCACACGGTGGAGGTGCTGCGCGGCACCCTGAAGTCGGGCGATACAGTGCGCGCGCTGGTGGACCCGGCGCGGCAGGCCACCGAGCGGCACCATACCGCCACCCACCTGCTGCAGGCGGCCTTGCGGGCGGTGCTGGGCGACACGGTGCGTCAGGCGGGATCGCTGGTGGCCCCGGACCGGCTGCGCTTTGACTACACCCACGCGGCGGCCCTGACCCCCGACGAGCTGAGCCGCATCGAGCTGCTGGTGAACCGCTGGATCACGGCGGACAGCCCGGTGAACTGGCAGACCATGCCGATTGCGGAAGCGCGGGCGCAGGGCGCCACCGCCCTCTTCGGCGAGAAGTACGGCGACGTGGTTCGGGTGGTGACGGTGGAGCAGGGCGTGCCCTACGGCGCCACCACCGTCACCAGCAAGGAGCTGTGCGGCGGCGCTCACGTCACGCGCACCGGCGAGATCGGCAGCTTCGTGATTGTGTCGGACGAGAACGTGGCGGCGGGCGTGCGGCGTCTGGAAGCGCTGGCGGGCGAGGCGGCGGTGACGTGGGTCCGGACCCAGCTGCAGGGCGTGCAGCGGGCGGCAGCGCTGCTCAACACCTCGCCCGACGCCCTGGGCAGCCGCATCGAGAGCCTGCAGGCCAGCCAGCGCGCGGCGGAGAAGGAGTTGGCCGGCCTGCGCCGTCAGCTGACCCAGGCGCAGCTGGGCGGCGGTCAGGCGAGCGCCGCGACCCGCGACCTGGGCGGCTACCGTGTGGCGGCGCTGCGGCTGAGCGGCATCGAGGGCAACGAGTTGCGCGGCGCGGCCGACACGCTGCTGGAACAGAGCAAGGCTGATCTGGTGGTGATCGCCTCGGACCGCGGGCTGGTGGTCAAGGCCAGCAAGGACGCGGTGGCGCGTGGCGTTCACGCCGGTCAGCTGGTCGGCAAGCTGGCGGCGGCGGCGGGCGGCAAGGGCGGCGGCCGTCCCGACATGGCCCAGGCGGGCATTCAGGACCCGGACGCGGCCCTGTCGGCGCTGGACACCGCTTTCTAG